TGACTTTGCCGTAATTATACTTTCCAGGAACATGTTCTCCATTAGGACCAGTAAGAGGGAATCTTTCACCGATAGTCGACTCAATAGTACTGGATGCCGAGGAAGCAAGATTACCCAATTGATAACTGATACCGACAATGAAGGCACGGAATCGAGGAGGCGACAGTTCTGACAAATGGATAGGGATCACTCCCCAACTGGACTGGACACCCAAAGCCTGCATAAAGAAAACAGCGGCATTCACCGAAGCATTATTAGTAGAAAATGCCCATGGATACACCATAGCACCACCCAAAACACAACAAATAAGAATCATAAGTCTTCTACCGATAACATGACTCAAATGACCAGCAACCACACCACCAACCAACGCACCAATATTGGCAACACAGTTGGTCACGGTAGACGCATTCTTACTAAAGCCAAGCTGGGCAGTGAGGAAAGTGGGATAAAGATCCTGACTTCCATGACTATTGAAATTCATCAAAGCCATGAGAATGACCATATAAAtaagcagcagccagtACTGTTTCAAAGCGACCTTGCCCTGTTGGATAAACTGTTTACCAAGAGACTCAcgttcaatatttttctgaGCAAGAAAAGCATCTGTCTCCGGAAGACACAATCTGTAAATAATGATCAGTACAGGAGGACCCGCAGTGAACCAGAACAGCGACCTCCATCCCTGAGGAGTAGTATCCGTAAGTGCACGATTAAAAATAACCGCAAGCAAGTATCCAAAAGCATAACCTTCCTGGAATAAACCGGACAAAAATGATCTCGCCTCGACTGGCGCGTCTTCAAAAGCAGTAGCACTGAACGGTTAGTTTAAAAGCTTCACGGAGaggacatgcctccggcggctggggctctgccccagaccccgtggcacctgcttcgcaggagatgctgggaccgtcaacgaaacgactcgagcgcagcgagaggagcaacggggtctggggcggagccccagccgccggaggcacaataCTTACGCAGCGTTACCATACAGACCGCCCATGGCGATGCCGAAGAGCGCTCGACATGCCAGGAATCCGCTGTAGGTTTGGGCGAATCCCGTGCCGATTTCCAAGACAATGAACAAAAACAGATTGGCAATGAACGGCCATTTACGGCCCCATTTATCACCGGCAAGACCAAAAATGAGGGCGCCAACAGATCTTAACATGAGCACCAGAGTGATTCCCCATGTGATCTCAGACACCTCTTTATCAAACGTTTTAGCGATATCGGTAGCAGTAAGCGATAcagtgaagaaatcaacagcatccCAAGTCCAACCTAGAAATGCCACAGCGAAGAAATTCCACTGTTTGGCAGTCATCATTCGCAAACCGGGAATCGGATTGAGATTCGGTTTATCCACGCCCTCTATAGGACGTGGATAGAGAGACGAAATTCTCGTCGAGGCATAGCGTTTGATACTCTGCCACGATAGATCGGGCGGTGATTGATCAATATACATTTTAAGGGATAATCAGATAATCTCGGTGTTCGGTCACCAGAATACGCGAAACTCTGAGCTTAACAAATGGATTATTGTGGAGGAAAAAACGGTTGGGCTTATCATTAGGAAGATCAATGATATATATGGGAAAACCACATCTGACCTTATCTAAAACGGGTCCAGAAAATAATCCGATTATCCTTTCCGTCTATTGGATTGCCTCTCCCTCCTGTAAGGTGGCATGTATTAGATCTCCGTCTGACCGTCTACTAATAGTAATACCCCCGCCATGAAATAGAGTTTTATAgtggttttttttgccAGATCTAGAAGCTCGTTCTGTTTTAGGACTGGTACCTGGTCTAGTCCATTCCCCTGCAGCAATCGACAGTGGGGGTGACCTGTTTCCCTGCCAAAGTTTGCTTGCCCATGTACCGATCGACAGACATATCGATGCCGCTTTCAGCGTCTGGTCGCAACCCGCTGCGGAGCTCTGTAATAGAGCGGGGCATTTCCGCAAATCCAAACTGTATCATTGATAAGCTATTCCTAGAAAGGCGCCATGCTTTGATCCAAGAGCGGAATCGGACCCGGTTTCTGGGGGtcggtgtgcctccggcggctggggcgttgccccagaccccactgctcgcttcgctcgttgctAGGGGGTTGTGGCAGAGAGTGGGGTTGCTGGGATGATTGGAAATGGTCGTTGATTGAACCGTTAAACGGGTTTCTGGGGTACAGCTCGCCTCACTGGAAATAGTTCGGCCGTTATGCATGTATCGTATGATGCGTTCTCGCGTCGGGTATCTTCTCCACATTTAAATTTATATTCATAACTTTTTATAAACTATCGTCGGTCGCTGGATTCATATATGCTTCTGGTTGGTTGAATGTGAGCTTCAGATTCAGCTTTTATTTAAGTTTAAGttttgtgcttgtgcttgaaCTGCTTGTGGCCATGCTGTGATGGGCGCGTATCGGCGTATGGACGTATTCTATTAATGTTCGTTGTGCTTGTATATTCGTAATATATGCTTATTCTTGGCTACATGAGGACACACTTTTCATCAACGTTGTATTGGGTTTCGTTCGCCCGGCGACGAAGTGACCGTGATGACATTCTCGACGCATCGACTCCAGATGCCAGTGGTTGTTGTCTATGTGTGGCTCCTGGGTATACAGGATTGGGAACAACGTCCAGTGAAGGCAGACTGGGATCAAGACCCTGCTCAAACATTCTTGGCGTTGAAAGATTACGTTTGTCTGGCGGTGCAGATCTTGATCTGGAATTGATATCTTGAGCTGACTTACCCCTTGTAAGTCGGAACAGTTTACTCCGACGTTCGCCTTTTGTCTCGTTTTTGAATTCGTTCATATCAATACTACTTGTGTCAGCATTCCCTCCCCGGCCTCTATCTCCAGTTGTGCTTAGCTGATCTGCTACTGTCGACATTGTTTGTATTGTTGTTTGTGATTCGAAAGGAGGCACGTTGACAAATGTATCAGTTACGCTGTCCAATGTGTCACTCTCAATGCTAGATGAATGACTTAGATCTAGTGAACTAACATACGGTAGTGGTTGAATGTCACCACGGGATTTAGTAGATAGAGCCTCGTCGTCATTGGCTGATACCATACGATAGAACAAGAGATATGGGCACTCCCTGGCAAATACTTCGTCAAAGTCTACTATTTGAGTCTTTTTTCCCACTGGTTGTAGGTCATCAAAAAACACCCATCGTTTAGGACGTGGTCCAGATTCGCTGTTCCTTCCACTAACAGGCTGTGACAAGGGTGACTTAGGTACTGGTAATACATCTCGGTCGTTATGGGTATGATGACGGCGGTGATGACGTCGTCGactgttgaagaaactgcCTGTACTGTTATTGTTACTAGGCAATACCTCTTCTGCACTATAGTCAATTGCTGcgtcttcagcagcaatggcaacaAAGTGACCTGAATTTATGCTTGTGCCGCGATGGAATATAGCACtttcaagaacaagcttGAAATTACCAAAAAGAGATCCTTCTTCAGAGTCATCGGCTACAAATGACGGTAAATGGATAGTTTGCGGAACAATTACCTGTCGGTCATTTCTGATTGACTGTCCTTCTGGAGTCCATGAGTACCGTTTCAAACAGATACCAAGAACGGGTCGTGCATTCGCAAAATGTTCTTCAACAGGAGCATCCACCTCAtcgttttcatcatcatcgtctttTTTATCTTCATTAGCAgtgccatttccatttaaAAATTGGTTTCTAAGGACCTTTTTATcatgcttcttctgttgctgGGATCTCATATCACTGTAGAATGGAAGCAACTGTAGAAACATCCATGCTGGTAATGTAATTTCGTTTTTCTGGTTCCACAGATCTACCACCTTCTGCGGCGGTAGAGTCGGTGGGGGTCGGTCTTTGTATAAGGAGTCGTATGATGGAGGAAGTGAGTGTGATGTAGACGCTCTGGTGCGTAATTTCTTGACCATATGATCTGGATAGTCGTTTTCATCGTTGCCTTCTTCAGTCGATGCGATAGCAGGACTACTTctaccagtaccagatcCTGCGTCAGATTGGTTCTCCGTTGCTTTCCTTTCAATCTCTTTCAAAAATCGAGGGATCTCGACTGTTTCTAATGAGAATTTTCGCACTGGTTTAGCCAAATTTGGAGACGACGCTCCTTTTCTCACCCCACTGTGGTTTGCACTGGGGCTCCTTCTAGCAAGATCAGAAAAATCACTTCCAAATCGTTCTAACTGTCTTGAAACTTCTACTGAGTTGGCAAAATACCTCTCTAAACACTCTTCTAAAGTCACAGGTGGATCTGTTCTCTCACCGGGAATTGGAACTAACAATAGTCTCTCATTCACCAGCTTATGATCATCCTCAGCAACCTCTTTACCAGCGTGTGCTATATCAACCCGTAACGTTAACAGTGGCATGCTGAGCTTTTCAGTTATAAAATTAAACAATTCGGCCGCATCTTGTTGCTCATACCGTTTACTCGATGGTGTCCATCCAGCATTGAATATTGTGTCAAGCAGACATTTGGTGACATCAGTAGTAATCAGCTTGCCGCTTCTTAGTAGATTAACATATAGTCGTAGAAATATTGCCAAATTTTCCCGTTTCTCATCACTCTCAAACGTTTTATACAATATTGGTTCGAAATTTTCTAATCGTGCAAACATGGCAAACATTAGCGAATCCAAATAACAGGTAACACCATGCAAgttatcagcaccagcgaTTTGATCATAGTTCATAACAGAGCCAGAAGTGGCCAGAGTTTTAGATGGATGGGTAATAGGCACCAATAAGCCCTCTACTGCATCTCTGAAAAATAGTAGCAGCTCTTTGGCTTTGACGTCACTACCATTGGCATAGTTATTATGCAGTACAAGCTTGATATTATCTGGCTGTACAATCTCTTCAGTAGTTCCTAAAGCAGTGAGCTGCTCTGTCACCTTTGTCATGTCAAAGGGCTCGCCATTGTCGACTACAGGTGTAATTGAAGGAGTCTGGCTGGATTTATCTTTGTCGCCAAAAAATGTCTTGACAAGCTTTAGCAGGTTAGTCAGGCCTCAAGGGGAAATCGCAAAGCCGCCTCTCATTATTGGTATCTACATAAGCACCCATCGCAGGCTCAATGAAAATCTCCCGATTCTGTTGCTCTTATCAATTCCTCCTATCCGGCAATTGCGGAGTTCATGATTCAAATAACGACTCGGAAAGCACAGAATTGGTAACTTTAGAGATAATGACAGCATCCCAATTTCTACCTACCTTGTGTCGATGCCGACCACGAGTGTCGCTAGGACTACTCATGAAATGCAAATAGTTACTGCCAAACCCCCTGAGCTGATTACCACGATGCTAACGGATCTGTTACGATTGACAatatgatattattttgacAATTTGCCTGAAATACTGTGAAAGCTACCACAAAAGGTGATCAGAGGGCATCCAAATACCCGGAATAGTAGTGAGACGCCAAGCAAAAAGGGGTTGAATTATAGCCAAGACAATGTCTTAAAAGGCCCAGAAGTACAACTATAAGTTTTGCAGTATAAGGGTTAATTTGATTTTAAACTCAGGAATTCTAATTCGGTCcggtggttctggtggaTGCGGTTTGTCTTGTCATCCCTTATCAGACTCTGGCGTCTGATAGCTTGCCCAAGCAGCTCATTATGGATATTAAGGCGCGATGGCGCTTAACGCATGGGATCAATGTCACGTTTTCAGCGGTGAAGTGATAGGCTGCTAAAACTCACGATTAGGCAAGCAGATAGACTGATCTTCACGCATGCTTTCAAAACAGCTCTTTCAGGGGGGGCCGGCTTACCGGCCGTTTATAATTCTCAACTTTCCATACTTACCGGGATTGCCatgcagcagctgatgcGCTATCACccatttatatataatgaATTATTCACCAGTCCCAGGTGATTTGAGGCTGCTAAAGTCCACGagattttgttgatgtgAGGCTTAATCAAGCGTGGAATCGATGATATTTTTCCTGGTTGTTTAGATCAGACTTGTTGTATATCCAGTTCTGTTAGCAGGatagtttttttttccttcttctttatccctttttctttttattttttaaaaattttttatatattttttttttcccaAATGTTCCTTACTGACCATAAAAGACAATGTGTGGATACGAAATATAGACTGTATAAGCACAGGCAACACGTGTGGCCAGTCACATGGCACCTCCATCGAACAGATACTTCTGACATCTCCGGAGAAAATCCAGACCCAGACGGCAGGTCAAAATAACAATAAGAAGATACACCCCCCGCaagctccgcgaagcggagcacaacggggtctggggcagcgccccagccgccggaggcgacCCCGTCCCAACAGAGTCTCACCGTGAATAGATATATtaaagataaaaaatacAGAGCATGAagctatatatatatatagatatagaTAAAAATACGAATAAAAAACAAGCCGCTTACTCGGGAGtcggcttcttctttttcttagAGCCGAAAGGGAGGAACCACCAGGCGGTGACGGCGACGGCAAACCCGACCAGGAAAGTCTTGTCACCAGAAGAGAACTCGCCACTACCGGACGAGGTGCCACCAGAGGAGCTTTCTAGAGGCGATTCGTCCTCGCCAATTCCTTCTTCAGTCGATCCTGGTACGTGCACTTTAGGAGCGTCCTTTGTGCCCGACACTTTACCCTCAACGTGGTCAGCTACACCGTGATCGGGCGCACTGGTGTTGAATTCGGGCTGAGGAACCTCCTTTGACGAGGCTCCAGCAGAATCGGGCAACACCGGCACTTTAAATGCTGGTTTATACTTCTCTGGCTCGGGATGTGGAACCTTGTAATAGTCTATACTGGAATCGTCACCTTTAGCCTGTTTCTTGGCAGTAGTAGAAATAGTTTGTACTCGTTGCGAAGCATCTACAGACATGAGTCTATCGACGAGTTCAGCTTTACGACCACCGACCTTGACACCGCGTTTCTTACATTCAGCCCTTAACGCGGCCACTGATAACGACATGTATTTCGAGTTGTTGGTGAGCAGGTTGGACGGTTTGGTGGCTTTGGCCGATTGATGCAAATGAGCAGTTCTAATATAAGTTGATGGCAGTTTAGGAACTGGGGGAGGAGGTGTGGAAACAGCCGACAGagcagaaccagctgcTCGTTGCCGGAGATTGGGTGCTGACGACACCGATCGCAGAGTTCGAGACAGCATTTTTCTCCAAAATCAAGCGACCTCTTCAGATGCTAGcacaaaataaaacaattGATAATTGGTACCTCTATCGCCAGTATCAACTACTATCAGGACcggtagcagcagacgTAGATAAGCGAACACAAAAAGatttgcagcagcagcagttgttGATTCTGTTACTAGAGAAACGTGAGACTGACGACCACGACGCACCTGTTTCAGCAGTCAAAAGCCAAAGCCGGGTAGATAACAGCTATGAATTTCAGAAAAACACAGAAGTcgtaaaaaaataaataacaaaataaaaaaaacaccaGTCACAAAACGACGACTTCACTTAACCAAAGTTAACAATAAAAAGCTAACTTGACGACGGCCCAGCTGAGGTATATTTACACCCTGCGGCTGGCATTCTCTTGTTCGCTATGTTTATGTATTTCCAGTACAGGCATGCATCTGCGTCCATTGTCCCATCCGGGCAACGACCGACGCCCATGCAGGACCCAATTTAACTGGACCCTGACGTCAGCGGTGGGGTcctgttgcctccggcggctggggctccgccccagaccccgctgctcctctcgctg
The Sugiyamaella lignohabitans strain CBS 10342 chromosome A, complete sequence genome window above contains:
- the JEN1 gene encoding Jen1p (Monocarboxylate/proton symporter of the plasma membrane; transport activity is dependent on the pH gradient across the membrane; mediates high-affinity uptake of carbon sources lactate, pyuvate, and acetate, and also of the micronutrient selenite, whose structure mimics that of monocarboxylates; expression and localization are tightly regulated, with transcription repression, mRNA degradation, and protein endocytosis and degradation all occurring in the presence of glucose; GO_component: GO:0016021 - integral component of membrane [Evidence IEA,IEA]; GO_component: GO:0016021 - integral component of membrane [Evidence ISM] [PMID 12192589]; GO_component: GO:0016020 - membrane [Evidence IEA,IEA]; GO_component: GO:0005739 - mitochondrion [Evidence IDA] [PMID 14576278]; GO_component: GO:0005739 - mitochondrion [Evidence IDA] [PMID 16823961]; GO_component: GO:0005886 - plasma membrane [Evidence IDA] [PMID 17710650]; GO_function: GO:0015144 - carbohydrate transmembrane transporter activity [Evidence IEA]; GO_function: GO:0015355 - secondary active monocarboxylate transmembrane transporter activity [Evidence IMP] [PMID 17710650]; GO_function: GO:0097079 - selenite:proton symporter activity [Evidence IMP] [PMID 20861301]; GO_function: GO:0022857 - transmembrane transporter activity [Evidence IEA]; GO_process: GO:0034219 - carbohydrate transmembrane transport [Evidence IEA]; GO_process: GO:0035879 - plasma membrane lactate transport [Evidence IMP] [PMID 10198029]; GO_process: GO:0035879 - plasma membrane lactate transport [Evidence IMP] [PMID 17710650]; GO_process: GO:0006849 - plasma membrane pyruvate transport [Evidence IMP] [PMID 17710650]; GO_process: GO:0097080 - plasma membrane selenite transport [Evidence IMP] [PMID 20861301]; GO_process: GO:0055085 - transmembrane transport [Evidence IEA]; GO_process: GO:0006810 - transport [Evidence IEA]), yielding MALMNFNSHGSQDLYPTFLTAQLGFSKNASTVTNCVANIGALVGGVVAGHLSHVIGRRLMILICCVLGGAMVYPWAFSTNNASVNAAVFFMQALGVQSSWGVIPIHLSELSPPRFRAFIVGISYQLGNLASSASSTIESTIGERFPLTGPNGEHVPGKYNYGKVMAIFMGCVFGVLFIVILVGPENRGANLLTRDPDEEIAAAQQAYFQEKNDHQHIEGDAQP
- the JEN1 gene encoding Jen1p (Monocarboxylate/proton symporter of the plasma membrane; transport activity is dependent on the pH gradient across the membrane; mediates high-affinity uptake of carbon sources lactate, pyuvate, and acetate, and also of the micronutrient selenite, whose structure mimics that of monocarboxylates; expression and localization are tightly regulated, with transcription repression, mRNA degradation, and protein endocytosis and degradation all occurring in the presence of glucose; GO_component: GO:0016021 - integral component of membrane [Evidence IEA,IEA]; GO_component: GO:0016021 - integral component of membrane [Evidence ISM] [PMID 12192589]; GO_component: GO:0016020 - membrane [Evidence IEA,IEA]; GO_component: GO:0005739 - mitochondrion [Evidence IDA] [PMID 14576278]; GO_component: GO:0005739 - mitochondrion [Evidence IDA] [PMID 16823961]; GO_component: GO:0005886 - plasma membrane [Evidence IDA] [PMID 17710650]; GO_function: GO:0015144 - carbohydrate transmembrane transporter activity [Evidence IEA]; GO_function: GO:0015355 - secondary active monocarboxylate transmembrane transporter activity [Evidence IMP] [PMID 17710650]; GO_function: GO:0097079 - selenite:proton symporter activity [Evidence IMP] [PMID 20861301]; GO_function: GO:0022857 - transmembrane transporter activity [Evidence IEA]; GO_process: GO:0034219 - carbohydrate transmembrane transport [Evidence IEA]; GO_process: GO:0035879 - plasma membrane lactate transport [Evidence IMP] [PMID 10198029]; GO_process: GO:0035879 - plasma membrane lactate transport [Evidence IMP] [PMID 17710650]; GO_process: GO:0006849 - plasma membrane pyruvate transport [Evidence IMP] [PMID 17710650]; GO_process: GO:0097080 - plasma membrane selenite transport [Evidence IMP] [PMID 20861301]; GO_process: GO:0055085 - transmembrane transport [Evidence IEA]; GO_process: GO:0006810 - transport [Evidence IEA]), which codes for MMTAKQWNFFAVAFLGWTWDAVDFFTVSLTATDIAKTFDKEVSEITWGITLVLMLRSVGALIFGLAGDKWGRKWPFIANLFLFIVLEIGTGFAQTYSGFLACRALFGIAMGGLYGNAA